The Tribolium castaneum strain GA2 chromosome 3, icTriCast1.1, whole genome shotgun sequence sequence ttattattttgcacaAACGGACAAAAAGAAGAAACCATTGAAATGTATTcatttgttttacaaaaaaaatggcaaacCTGCAGCAAAATTAATAATCTCCTGCTCAGTCAATTTCGCCCCCGGCTTTTTGACGACAAAAGCCACCGGTAATTCCCCGGAACTTTCATCAGGGAGTCCCACAACGCCCACATCTTGCACCTTCGGATGACTCAAAATCACAGCTTCGAGTTCAGCTGGCGCCACCTACAATcaaaatttcggttttttccCCTTGATTTTTGTGACCTTAGACCTGAAAACCCTTGTACTTGACCAATTCTTTCAATCGATCGACGATATAGAAATACTCGTCTCGGTCATAATAACCCAAATCTCCCGTCAAAAGCCACCCATCGCTGGTAAACGAATTCCTGGTCGCTTCCTCATTCTTGTAGTAGCCAGGCATTAGCAAAGGCCCTTTGAAACACAACTCTCCGACTTTTCCGGACCCCAGCGATTTTCCGGTTTTCGGGTCCCGGACCTTGCAAGTCACGTACGAAACGACTTTGCCACACGAGCCCGGTTTCGAATCCCCAACGTTCATCATCAGGACACAAAGCGTGGCTTCGGTTAAACCGTAACCCTGCCTGATTGACGGGATTTTTAACCGTTTGATAACCGCTTCTTCCGTTTCTTTGCTAAGGGGGGCGGCGCCCCCGACTATGTCTTTGACGCAAGACAGGTCGTATTTGCCAACCAGGGGGCTTTTGGCCAGGAGGACAATGAGCGGCGAGACGAGAAACAACGAAGAGATTTGGTAATTTTGGATTGTTTGGAGAAAAATTTCTTCGTcgaattttttcatcaaaattaaTCTTTGGCCTTCGACAAGGGCGAAGAAATTCGATAGCAAGCCGTAACAGTGAAACTGGGGCAAAAGGGCGAGGAAATTGTCACTTTTAGTGACATAGCGTGGATCACTACAATTGAAAAGTTAAATttctggtgatttttttttcacgtaCATGGTGTGCATGTAGCGGACCATAACGTTGGTATGCGTGATCATCACGCCTTTGGGGAGTCCCGTGGTTCCAGAAGAGCACATAATGAACGCAACTTGGCTCTCGGGATCAAACTCGATTAATTTGAACCCAaccgaattaatttttttggtaaaattatccAAAGTTTCGGCCCCTTTTACACCAATTTGGTCGTCGATTATGACAATCGTCTCGCTGAACTTGAACTTGCGTTTGATCTGAATATATTTGTGCGAAACGGCTTtcgagcaaaaaattatttttggttcaCAAATTTTCAACGAATGAATTGTTTCACTTTCGGTATAGTTTTGGTTAATCGGGGCCACAATGGCGCCAATgaaaaaacacgaaataatTGGAATATAAAActgtaaattattttcgctacTGATTGCCACTACTGTGTTTTGGCCATAACCAAGCCTGCGGAGAGTTTCGGCCAAGGAACacgatttttggaaaatttcccTGTATGAAATTGACTCGCCTGTTGAAACATCGACCTAAAATTAACacaaccaatttttttctaattaaagtCAATGACACTGCGTTTTGTTGATTGTTATGCAAAATTCCCGATTAAAtggactgaaaaaaaaaacgtaccAAGGCCTCGCCTTTGTGAAAATTGGCCAAAAGGCTGTCGTACACCAGCTTTCCGAGGGAGATTTTCAACAAGGGCTGGAGTGGTGGTGGACCACTAATTACGTATTTGTCGTCTTCGAGCATTGTCACTAACTGGCTTAGGTGGAGGTgtggaaataaaatttgcaaataatggtgagaattttaatttattggtagaaaattacaattttgattTGAATTCAGACAGCATTTTTCTCAGTTCGCGGCGCAATATCTTGCCGGAGGGGTTCTTGGGGATCGCAGGCACGAAAATAACTCCTCCTCGAAGGCGCTTCTGCGATGAGACTTTTCCTAAACAAGAAAATTGCTTCAatgcgaaaaaaaatcaataaaaataccGGCAACAAAATCGATGATTTCCTTCTCAGTCAAATTCGCCCCCGGCTTTTTGACGACGAAAGCCACCGGTAATTCCCCGGAACTTTCATCAGGGAGTCCCACAACGCCCACATCTTGCACCTTCGGATGACTCAAAATCACAGCTTCGAGTTCAGCTGGCGCCacctacaataaaaatttcggTTTTGCTCCTTGATTTTTGTGACCTTAGACCTGAAAACCCTTGTACTTGATCAATTCTTTCAACCGATCGACGATATAAAAATACTCGTCTTGGTCATAATAACCCAAATCTCCGGTCAGAAGCCACCCATCGCTGGTAAACGAATTCCTGGTAGCCTCCTCGTTGTTGTAATAGCCAGGCATCACCATGGGTCCTTTGAAACATAACTCGCCTACTTTTCCGGGCCCGAGCGATTTTCCGGTTTCCGGGTCCCGGATTTTGCATTTCATGTACGTGGCGACTTTTCCGGAAGATCCGTGCTTGATGTCCCCGACACTCATCATGATAACGCCCAGAGTGGCCTCAGTAAGGCCATAACCCTGTCGTATCCCCTTTATCTTCAATcttgaaaccaaaaaaaaattccaaaaaaattaaaagacaaaCCAACCGTTTCATGACCAGTTCTTCGGTTTCCTTGCTAAGGGGGGCCGCCCCACTTGTCACTTCCCTAATGCAAGACAGGTCGTACTGGTCGACAAGGGGGCTCTTGGCTAGTAAGACGACCAAAGGGGGCGCAAGCCACAAACTCGGGATTTTGTAGTCTTGGACGGCCTTCAGGAACAATTTCTCTTCGAACCGTTTAATAACGACGATTTTTTCGCCCTGGACTAGGGCGAAAAAATTCGTCACGAGACCAAAGCCGTGGAAAAACGGCAAAATTCCGAGGAAAGTGTCCGCCTTTTGCACATATCTTGGGTCTCTACAATTACTTTGGTGAAACTTTGAGCTAAATTAGTGATTAGAGTGGTACATTGTGTGCATGTATCGGACCATTAGGTTGGTGTGCGTTTGCATGACGCCTTTCGGAAGGCCCGTGGTTCCAGACGAACACATAATGAAGGCGATTTGTTTGTCTGGATCGAAATCAACCCCCGGGAAACGGCACAGAGGGGCGAAGCCCCTCAACCCCGTTTCGATGAAGTGGGCCAAAGTCTCGGTCCCGTAGATATCGCAGAAATCATCgtcaattattacaattttttcggtGAAACCTAACCGATTTTTAAGTTGGACGAATTTTTGCGCCACCGCTTTCGAGCAAAAAACAATTCGAGGTTTGCAAATATTCAGAGAGTGCGTGGTCTCGTATTCGGTGTAGTTGTGGTTGATGGGGGCCACCACAGCCCCGATGTAAAGACACGCAATGACCGGGATGTAAAACTGGACGTTATTCTCGCTGCTGATTGAGACGATCGTATCGCGGCCGTATCCACTTTTTAGGAGGCTCTCTGCCAAAAAacacgattttttcaaaagatcGAGATACGAAATGGTTTCGCCACTGGCCGCATCCACCTGGAATAAACTCAAAATTAGGTCCGAGGTCACCAAACCTTGTTATCACTGGCCAAAGTCCGCAAATACTCACGAAAGCGTCGcctttttttatgtttgcgaGCAGGCTGTCGTACACCAGTTTCCCGAGGGAGAGTCGTGGCAAGGGTTGGAGGGGTGGTGGGCCATGGATCACGAATCGGTCGTCTTCTTGTACCATTTTTACCACTAGCTGGCTACTGACGACAAATCGCGGGTTTCTGCCGGGTACAACGCGCgatatgtttttaaatggtattaaaaacaagaaaGTGGGGGACTGGTAAATACGTTGATCCGCGGACAAGTCTTATCaggaaattgtttatttttatctcggctttaatttttaatattattataaacaatacgGGTGTTTGATAAGATAATGGCAAAGAAATTtggctaaaaatttaaacgtctcaataaatattatgcaaccagttatacagcttaaaaaattgatattctatttaacaaaatacatTCATATGTACGTCTAAAACGATCGTTAAAATGTTATTTACAACTGTAATGCAAGTAGGTTTAAATATGACGTtccagcattttttttaaattccgctttacgtttatacgtctatgtgttctcctcttttatttttgtttacgtgttgtttcaccttccttttctacactttttttcagagaaaaattttcaccctgatccgggttcgaacacccgacctcccccgtcgtaagtggcgcttataccactgggccactaGGCCCCAGCTACTGACcatcttttgcagatattttaacacaaactatttaaatatttccatgttttttgttgtgtattttCAACCATGTAAATAAAACACGaactttatcaaaaaaagatttattacgacttatagttttcacaaaaaacaaataggtatgaaacaattataaataaaaaacctgcaattatagaaaaataagACATTCAACCTAACTGGAGTAACACACTACTGAGAAAAAGTTCATTAAGCTTAATTAACACTAACTTATGTACAAAAATAcgtttattgaaattaaattaacttttgaCTTAACGGTAACTTTGAATTTAATACCCGGTTGTATAATTCATATTAGCACTCGCTTCGTTCTCCAAATCCAAAAACGGCATCGAACCGGGCGTGAACAGCGACGCAGCTTCATTCCCAGTCCCGTTCTGATTGGCCAACATACAAGAAGCCGGCTGCTGATTGGCCTGATTCGGCGAACGGGGCGGGGACGGACTATCCAACGTAATAATTGACGGACTCGCCGGATATCCGGAACTAGAAACACTCGACGGACCTGGAGTCGTAGTCACACGCGATTGGTTGCTACTTGACGAAATACTGGTCGTATCTATAGTTACCACAAACAAACAATTAACAATCAACAACAGCATTACCTCAAATCACCTGAGAATTTGATGGTCGAGTCAGGCTTCGGGTTAACGACGCGACGTTTCGCCAACGGCTCGTCATCATCAGAGTCGGAACACGTCAAATCGACGATTTTATCCTTCGATTTATCGTCTTTTGACTTATCAGTTGAGGAAGTTGCAGTTGTGCCTGACGTGACTAATTCTAAAAGGGGAGGTGAGACGAGGCGGAGCCGAGTGGTGACTTACCAATGTCATCGCCGATTATTTCAATCGAGTCATCGATCGGCACGTGTTCACTTTTTGTCACTTTTTTATCGGACACTTGGGTGCTCCAAGAGCCGTCTTTGTGTAACTGAATCTCGTTCAAGTCAGGTGGGAGGTTAGGCGAAGCTAACACTTCCTGGaaataactgaattttttttttgtaatcggtctgtctcaaaaaaacAGCTTACCCATCAATGGTTAGATTATCGTAGAGGGCCGGTTTATCACACACTGGACAGGTCCAAGTCGGCTTCCTCTCATTCATTTGTAGGAACAACGACGAATCAAAACACTGCAAATGATTGCACGTGATGGCACGACACGGTGTCGTCATGCGCATTTTGCCCAAAGGACAGATCAAAGAGACTCTGAGACAAGTCGTCGTGATCTCAGAATCCGCATCTTCcttcaatttttctttaactaaaataataatcgaGTTAACTGACGCCACTCGGACCAAAACACGACTTTACTTAATCCACGCGTATAATCGGAATGTTTGGGTCCTTTGGCCTTCAACCGTTGCAACAAATCGGACGAAGTTAATTTTTGTACCAACGCCACTGAAATGGCATACCCTCGTCCGTAATCCGGCGCCCATGACACCGTAATCATGTTGGCCACGATGGGGCTTAACTTAACCATTGGCGTTATGTTAACCGGTCTTGGTGGTCGTTTCGGTTCAACCCCCGGCTTATTTGTTGGTATTGGGTTTGGTAGAGGACATGGTTTATTGTTAACTTTGACGATGACATTCGGCGGGAAAAAATCATCTTGTTCACATGTTGTTTCCAACAGACAGAATCTCAATTGTACTTGTTTGACATAATCGCATTTGACGCCTGGTCGAATGTCGCGTGAGCTTGCGATGTCTGTGGCTTGTTGTGGGGTGAGATGGAAATAGAAAGTGGCCTCTTGCATGCGTTGGTTGCTTTGTGGCATAAGTGTTGAGGGTTTAAGCAGATCGGAGATGATGTCGAAGAAGGGGAGACGACGGAATTTCACATCAGGATGGATGGGGAAATTGTTGGCTGCAATTGAACCTTGTTGGGATTTCTGTTGGGTGTATTGGGGATAAGGGTTGTAGACGCTTTGGTTGTACAGCGACGGCTGGCGGgtctgcaaaaaaaaattaatgcacTCCGACCGCCCATGCTCGTGTATTAAAATGTCTAAACATacaatattataatttataaaaaaaaaacagaaaaattgcTTTCAAAAATACCTATACAGGATGTCTCAAGTTTTAGTGacagtcaaaaaataaataaagctagTTGcacaaacgaaaaaaattatatcgcAAACTATAGAGTTTCCAACACGCTTCAATTTGATGCTTTAACGTTATCCAAAATTTTCATGGTATTAgcgtaaaatgcaaaaaactaattaaaaaaatatttttttttgattattacaATCTTCTTTTATGATAAAAGTCgtcctatttttttattaattttttaaaaattgctagTCGATTAATTGctgaatttgaatttaatagaTTTTCGTGACAattcaacaatttattttttaagcaaacattaataatattttaattgcaaatcaaaatttgtcgaatttaatttaattctgaattaaaattttaatttcttagtAAATTCTCGTAGTTCTAATAGAAAACGAATccttagtatttttattattcattttatttattaggaattgtagaaaaattctgaaaaaaatcacatgaatagaaaacaatgtaaagtatttaatagtaaATGCTGAATTGTgtgcgtttattagtttttcaaatatagtaaaaaaaaacttgtattCATAATTGCCAAAGTAATTTTACTGGACTGGATACTGAACAGAAATTAATACAAGTTAGCGAAAGAACTGCTAATTTACCAATAAAATCTGTTCAAAAAGCTCCTAATACGTAAATATTTGCTAATTCAACTTAAACACATAAAACGGTGCGAATTTACCTCAAGTACattcattaattttgttttttgattaagtcgattttcaaataaaaacaagaattaCCCAATCGTTCAATTTCATTAATCATTAACCAACTGCAATTCCGTATTAAAAGAGATGACCTTGCGTACGACTTACCTATGCATTTCCGGTCATTGACTCCAAGccattaataaaacaaataataaccTAAACACAATTACGAAACATTCCACGAATAAGAAAGTCAGAATAATTGCATTTTCTCaagaaatttacaataaaaacttGGATCAAATGACCATTCCTAGACAATTTTATCATTCATATCGCATTTATGGCTCAAATACCAAGAGCCTTGAGTCatgtttacaaattttttattaagaaaaaaaggaCCTTCTGAGCAACGATGGGATCAGAAAAGTATTGCCTGCTTAAAGTCGTAACAAAAAGGGCTACAGGCCTCAGAAATGGACTTCTGAACGACCCATTCATCATCTCCCATCTGAACATCAGAAGGATCGTCCATTTCTGAGCCCCTAACCTTGGTCTATGTTCATCGAACCCGTTTCAGGAGTGTGTCGAAACACTTGGCGCCACCTATTTCCCCAAAAAGCAATCACTTACCAGTGGAAAAATTGCTCAAtgacagaaaaaaatgtagaaaataatatttttttacgtaaaaaaactgctttaagtTAAGACACGTACGGATAATTGCCGACTGTCGATGTTGTAGGGGTGCACTGTGGCGGTGGTTCTCGGCACCGTCCCTTGGGGCTGCGGCATATTGTGGTCTTTGCTTCCTGGTGATAATGACGGCGTTGGTACGTTGCTCAAGGAACCCCCTTGCCTGTGAAAAGCGGGTTAGAACCAAGGGGGCGACCGAACGCTGCCAACTCACTGTTGAATACTTTTGTACAAGTCTCTGATTTTCTGATGAATCGGATGCGATCGCACTCTAAGGAGCTCTAAAGCCCTCTGTTGAAGCTCGGTTTTTCTTCCTGACTTATTCCGTCCAGCAAAACCCAATAGCATCTGCAGTTCGGACACCCGAAACGTAATTAGCATATTCTTGAACAAAAACAAAGATCAATTAACGCGCTCAAGGGGGCCCTGGCAACTGAACAATGCAAGAAATTAACGCACGATAAGCTGAAACAATGTGCAACTATCGGCCAATTACACAAACACCAACATGGTTAGGTGGAAAGGGGGCGCTTACCCGCAACTCATCTATGTTTTCTGACATTTCCTGTGGCTGATCCAGTTTGAGATCTCCTCTAACGTCACTTCAAccatttaaacaaatgaatAACACGGCTTTTTGTCAAACATCAAGTGAGCTAGCGTCCGATCGTCAATTCAAAGCCTACCCAATAGGGCGGTTTCAGGGGGTTAAAAGAACGCCCCACGCACTTCTGGCACACAGATTTGGGCTATTTTTCGTGGCGTCACTTCGAAATGCAcgatttttgccaaaataacAAACCAACAAACGATTTCACATAAGGGACTGCGCGCTGCCAACACTACAGCGCGAAAGCGAAAAGCACCAACACAAAAGTTCAAATCTACGACAAGAGAAAACAATcgcaaataatttagttactCCAACTGTTGTTAATTCAAATTGTTATCGTTTCGAAGCAACATTATCAAAACACATTGGACACTTTTGgaaatttatagaaaaaaaaatgttttgggtGCCACCAcacaaaactaaatatttctaacaatgaaaaatttggtggGCAGGTTGGCAGCAATTtgctaattcaaaaattgatgttttgaggttaaataattttattggtgGTAAAAAAGGCCATAATGATTCACGAGATACTGATTAACTTGTTGCACAATTCGGACGATTCGGTATTTGTGACCGCTTTGTGGAGCCCCCTTGCAATTGTTTGTTCCAGTTGGGCAAACTTGACGAACTCCAGGAGTTCCTGCACCCGGGGGAGAAGCAACTCCTCCACCACATCATGGAAATATCCTCAAACCACAACTGGATCGTctcattttgcaaaaaaatccaGAACTGTAGTGTTGACCAACACGGTCTCTACATCAAGGCTTTTGTGAACGGTGTGCTTGATGTTTTGGGGGATTACAAGAGCGAAATTGTCAGACTGGAAGATCAGTTCTTGCAAAACCCCGAGCTCCAGTTAATTTTCATTTCAAGTTGCTTGGAAAAGTACCAAGTATTGTTCAATGTGATTATGTCGATTATTCAAGTCGTGGAGAAGGACAGGCTCCATGGGTGCCTCCTTATGGGGCGGCTCCACAAATACATCTACTGTGGCGTGGAACCTATAACCCAAGCTGCGAAAAAGTGAAATCCCACCCTTGAAAAACCACTTAAATGCGGTTTTCTTACAGGATAACTCACTGCTTCAACAGCATTTTTTACCGCCACTTGTGCAACTGGATCATTTACGGCGACTTGGTCGACCTTTATAAAGAGTTTTTCATCAGCGATGGCGAATGCTGGGACGAGGATTTCCTCTACCCTGAGCAAAACGAAGAAAGCACACTGACACGAGTTGTACGTTGAATTTTTTCGCTAAccgtttttttaacaattttttgcagaaaCACCGAATCAAGCGCCCACCACCTGTCCGCAAATTCACAATAGTCTGGTCTATGGTTCCGATGTTTATCACTGAAGATACGGCCGAAAGCATACTTTTCATGGGCCGAATCGTATGGATCGTCAAAAACCACCAGAAAACCAACACAGATAATTACCAAAACCTACACAAGCCTGACGTTTGGGACGGCAAAGATATAGagtattacaagaaaattcaaGCGCTCGAGACGCAAATTTTCGACCAGATGGAGTTCCAGAGAGTTATAGAGGAGTGCAGAATCAAGTTAACCAAAGTAAGGATTTTTTTCCACGATTTTTGGTAATAAACTCAATTTTTGTGCCAAAAACAGGaagatttcgttaaaaaaaatatagctttcacTGTACTCGTAATAATGTAGAATTTCTAGTACTTGTGGTCCGTTATGGTGGACGAGGGCGACCTAAAGGAACACTTGCAACTTATACGAGATTACTATGCGCTGGGGCGAGGCGAACTTTTCCACCAATTCATCGAAGCGGCGGAAAATCAAACCACTTCGTACAACCTCAACGTGATTTTCCTGGAAACTGCGCGGAAAATCTACGGAGAGAACGACAAGACGTACCTCAGATTCGAATTAGCTAAACTGGAAAAGACAAGTGGGGGAAACACAATTAATGTCCCCAACTAATTGATTATTTCAGGCGTGAACCCGTGGTCGAAATTACAACTCAATTTCGAAATTAGTTGGCCCCTTCATATCATCTTCAACCCAAAATCGATGGAACTGTACAATCAATTATTCTGCTACTTGTTAAGGCTGAGCAGAACTCAGATCCACTTACACAAGTTGTGGCAAGCGCACATGTCCGGGAAACAAAACATGTgtgtattaattaaataatcaatcggttattgttaatttttgcaaatttagtGACCGGCGAGTGTGGACTTTACGCCAGCATTTAATTTTCCTAGTCAATAATCTACAATATTACCTCCAAGTGGACGTGATCGAGGCGCAATTTTCGCTACTTTTGAAAGCGATCGAAAACGCCAACGAATTCGAGGAGATCATCAAAGTCCATCACGAGTTCATCAGCAATTTACTCGCGAAAACTTTCATCCTGACCCCTGATAAAGTAAGTCAAGTCGGTTTTGAAATTACTTTGGTTAGACTGAATTAATTTTGCAGAGCCACACTTATCAAAACAAACACCGGTTACACCAAACTCCCGCCGTTCAGTTTAACGTCCCGAGTGAAGTAATAATTGTTGATTAAGTGTTTAATTGAACAATTAATGGTTTGTTAAAGGTTTACAACGTGATAATCCAGCTGCTGGAGCTGTGTGACAATTTCTGCGTCATTGCGTCGACATGGCAACCGCAGTTAACCGAACCGGAAGTAACCGAGTTTGAACAGTTCCAGAAACGCACCGATACCATCGTCGATTCGCTTTTGTTTATTCTGTACAAGTTACATGAACGAGCCGATGGCCAACACTTGGTCCAGTTGTTGCACCAGCTCGACTTTAATCGCTTTTTCACTCGAAACAAACCCGAGTTTAACCTAACGCAAagaacgtaatttattttttcttcatcacTTTCATAAATAACACCATATCtggaataaattaattaggaGGCAAAGTTATTTCATTCGGCGACTTACTAATAAAAACAACCACAACCACAAGTAACATGATCCACATCCAGCATTTCCAGGCCCGTTTCGAGTGCTCGGCCAATTTGTTCGATTCCGCGCTCAGTTTGGAATAGTTTTGGTCGGTTAGTTGCGCCGATCGCGACACAACTTCGGTgtcttttttgataattttattggCTAGTTCCGACTGTTCTTTCAAGTTTTTGGTCAAGATGAGCATATCGTCGGTGATTTTCTGTTGCATGTTTTCGTGGAAATTCAAAACTTGGTCTAAGTCGCTCGTTTCGGGGCCTTTGCGGTGCCTCACGCCTGCAAGCTTTACTAGTACCATGAACTGTTACAAGGGGCCACAGACCTAGGAGGCTCTCCCGGAGCAATTCGGTGTCGTTTTCAGGGGGGTATTTACTTGTAGTGATCCCCAAGTCGGCCTTAATGGCTGCGATACGGCGCTGGTACGTCAGCAGGAACTCATAGTTGGGACTTAAACGCCTGGTTTAGTGAAAATTCGGGGGTTTTGGGACAACTCACTCtgacatttttttcacttcttGGTACATGTCTTCAAGACTTTCGACGTATTTAGGCATGCGGTCGTCGTCTTTTTGCTTGCTCTTGCACATGAGCTCGCACTTGGCCAGGAGGCGCCGCAAGTTCACCTCCTGACGCGACAGCCCCATTTTGGCCAACAAACAAACCCGCTCGTGCTAAGTTTTACGAAAAGGACCACGAACTTTCGCTTAATCACCTCATTTCAATAATACCGACGTGTTCAATCGAACTTTGACAGATAAAAGTGAGGTTACGTAAGGGGAACTGTGCCCCAAATTATGCAAATTGGGCG is a genomic window containing:
- the Su(var)2-10 gene encoding E3 SUMO-protein ligase PIAS2, with product MSENIDELRNMLITFRVSELQMLLGFAGRNKSGRKTELQQRALELLRVRSHPIHQKIRDLYKSIQQQGGSLSNVPTPSLSPGSKDHNMPQPQGTVPRTTATVHPYNIDSRQLSTRQPSLYNQSVYNPYPQYTQQKSQQGSIAANNFPIHPDVKFRRLPFFDIISDLLKPSTLMPQSNQRMQEATFYFHLTPQQATDIASSRDIRPGVKCDYVKQVQLRFCLLETTCEQDDFFPPNVIVKVNNKPCPLPNPIPTNKPGVEPKRPPRPVNITPMVKLSPIVANMITVSWAPDYGRGYAISVALVQKLTSSDLLQRLKAKGPKHSDYTRGLIKEKLKEDADSEITTTCLRVSLICPLGKMRMTTPCRAITCNHLQCFDSSLFLQMNERKPTWTCPVCDKPALYDNLTIDGYFQEVLASPNLPPDLNEIQLHKDGSWSTQVSDKKVTKSEHVPIDDSIEIIGDDIELVTSGTTATSSTDKSKDDKSKDKIVDLTCSDSDDDEPLAKRRVVNPKPDSTIKFSDTTSISSSSNQSRVTTTPGPSSVSSSGYPASPSIITLDSPSPPRSPNQANQQPASCMLANQNGTGNEAASLFTPGSMPFLDLENEASANMNYTTGY
- the Grip75 gene encoding gamma-tubulin complex component 4, which translates into the protein MIHEILINLLHNSDDSLGKLDELQEFLHPGEKQLLHHIMEISSNHNWIVSFCKKIQNCSVDQHGLYIKAFVNGVLDVLGDYKSEIVRLEDQFLQNPELQLIFISSCLEKYQVLFNVIMSIIQVVEKDRLHGCLLMGRLHKYIYCGVEPITQAAKKITHCFNSIFYRHLCNWIIYGDLVDLYKEFFISDGECWDEDFLYPEQNEESTLTRVKHRIKRPPPVRKFTIVWSMVPMFITEDTAESILFMGRIVWIVKNHQKTNTDNYQNLHKPDVWDGKDIEYYKKIQALETQIFDQMEFQRVIEECRIKLTKYLWSVMVDEGDLKEHLQLIRDYYALGRGELFHQFIEAAENQTTSYNLNVIFLETARKIYGENDKTYLRFELAKLEKTSVNPWSKLQLNFEISWPLHIIFNPKSMELYNQLFCYLLRLSRTQIHLHKLWQAHMSGKQNIDRRVWTLRQHLIFLVNNLQYYLQVDVIEAQFSLLLKAIENANEFEEIIKVHHEFISNLLAKTFILTPDKSHTYQNKHRLHQTPAVQFNVPSEVYNVIIQLLELCDNFCVIASTWQPQLTEPEVTEFEQFQKRTDTIVDSLLFILYKLHERADGQHLVQLLHQLDFNRFFTRNKPEFNLTQRT
- the LOC662210 gene encoding polyketide synthase PksN produces the protein MVQEDDRFVIHGPPPLQPLPRLSLGKLVYDSLLANIKKGDAFVDAASGETISYLDLLKKSCFLAESLLKSGYGRDTIVSISSENNVQFYIPVIACLYIGAVVAPINHNYTEYETTHSLNICKPRIVFCSKAVAQKFVQLKNRLGFTEKIVIIDDDFCDIYGTETLAHFIETGLRGFAPLCRFPGVDFDPDKQIAFIMCSSGTTGLPKGVMQTHTNLMVRYMHTIDPRYVQKADTFLGILPFFHGFGLVTNFFALVQGEKIVVIKRFEEKLFLKAVQDYKIPSLWLAPPLVVLLAKSPLVDQYDLSCIREVTSGAAPLSKETEELVMKRLKIKGIRQGYGLTEATLGVIMMSVGDIKHGSSGKVATYMKCKIRDPETGKSLGPGKVGELCFKGPMVMPGYYNNEEATRNSFTSDGWLLTGDLGYYDQDEYFYIVDRLKELIKYKGFQVAPAELEAVILSHPKVQDVGVVGLPDESSGELPVAFVVKKPGANLTEKEIIDFVAGKVSSQKRLRGGVIFVPAIPKNPSGKILRRELRKMLSEFKSKLHYLQILFPHLHLSQLVTMLEDDKYVISGPPPLQPLLKISLGKLVYDSLLANFHKGEALVDVSTGESISYREIFQKSCSLAETLRRLGYGQNTVVAISSENNLQFYIPIISCFFIGAIVAPINQNYTESETIHSLKICEPKIIFCSKAVSHKYIQIKRKFKFSETIVIIDDQIGVKGAETLDNFTKKINSVGFKLIEFDPESQVAFIMCSSGTTGLPKGVMITHTNVMVRYMHTIDPRYVTKSDNFLALLPQFHCYGLLSNFFALVEGQRLILMKKFDEEIFLQTIQNYQISSLFLVSPLIVLLAKSPLVGKYDLSCVKDIVGGAAPLSKETEEAVIKRLKIPSIRQGYGLTEATLCVLMMNVGDSKPGSCGKVVSYVTCKVRDPKTGKSLGSGKVGELCFKGPLLMPGYYKNEEATRNSFTSDGWLLTGDLGYYDRDEYFYIVDRLKELVKYKGFQVAPAELEAVILSHPKVQDVGVVGLPDESSGELPVAFVVKKPGAKLTEQEIINFAAGKVSSQKRLRGGVIFVPSIPKNPSGKILRRELRNTLINRRPKL
- the Use1 gene encoding vesicle transport protein USE1 — translated: MGLSRQEVNLRRLLAKCELMCKSKQKDDDRMPKYVESLEDMYQEVKKMSDPNYEFLLTYQRRIAAIKADLGITTSKYPPENDTELLRESLLGVRHRKGPETSDLDQVLNFHENMQQKITDDMLILTKNLKEQSELANKIIKKDTEVVSRSAQLTDQNYSKLSAESNKLAEHSKRAWKCWMWIMLLVVVVVFINMVLFMKVMKKK